The following nucleotide sequence is from Halobaculum sp. MBLA0147.
ATGAGAGACGATGACATCCGCCACGATGATGGGGCGGCCGCAGCCTCGCGAATCCGTACAGACGGCGGATCGGTGCGCGCGACGACGGAGGTGTCGTCGCCGGAGGACATCCCAACGGACGACTCACTCACGGACAGGACACTGACCGCGGTCACCGACGCGACGGCAGCCTTCCGACGCGCCGATACACGCGACGGCGTCGCACGTGTCGCCGTGACGGCGGTGGCCGACGCCTTCGAGGCAGAGGTAGCGTGCTGTCACCTCTACGAGCCGGAGACGAACCGGTTGCGCCGCGGTGCGGTCACGCAAGCCGGTGACAGACTGACCACGGACGTGCCGGGGTTCGACTTCGGCCAGACGCTCGCGGGGCGTGCGTTCAGAGCCGGTGAGATCACCCACGACGCCGCGACGGACACCTGCCTGTCGAGTGAGTCACTCGCCGGCACGGGCGTCCACACGCCCGTCGGTGACGCCGGTGTCCTGACGGTCGTGCTGGAGTCGGGTGGTGCGCCCGGCCGAGAGGTGGAGTCGTGTCTCTGTCGACTGGCACGCGTCGTGGCGACCGAGTTCGAGCGGGTCGAGACGCAGATCGCACGCGACGACGAACTCGACGCGTCCGTCCGCGAGCGTGATCACCTCGAGATCGCTCGTCACGTCCGCGCGACACTCCACGACGCGACCGAAGCGGCACTCGACGCGGACACGGCACGTGGCGCGACGGCGGCTGCCGTCCGGACGCTGGCACGGGCCGACCAGTTCGTCTCTGCACGCGTCGTCGAGCCGGCGGCCAGTGGCGTCGAGACGGTCGCTGTCGCCGATCGAGACGGAGAGATCGCCGTCGAACACGTCGGCACCGACGACCTGTCGTTGGACGACGACTTCGTCACCACGGTCGCCACCGAGGCACCACTCCGCTGTGACTCGCCGGACCCGGCGATCTACGCCCTCCGAGAGCGTGCAGACCCAGACGGAAAGACCATCGGCTGTTCACTCGGCGGGTTGGACACCGCCGACGGTGCGGTCGTGTGTACGCTCGCCGACGGTGCCGAACTCGTCGCCGACGCCGAGGCGGCACTCGACTCGTTCGCCGAGACGCTCGGACACGTCGTCGCCGCCAAACGGATCGAGGAGTTGGTTACGTCCGACCGGATCGTCCGTCTCGAGTTCGAAGTCACCGACAGAGCCTGTCTCGCCGTCGGGATCTCGGACACCGTCGAGAGTCACTGTTCGGTCGACCGGGTCGTCCCCGAGGACGACGGGACAGTACTCTGTTACGCGACGGTGGAGACCGGTGACGAGGCGGCCGCCGTTCGGGCCGCCGAGGCGCTCGACACGACGCGATCCGCGTCCGTCGTCGAGAGCGACGAGACGCAGACGTACCTCGAAGTTCGTCGCGAGTCGTCGGCTGCGAACGAGTTGATCGCGGCCGGCGGGACCGCACGCACCGCGACGGCGACCGACGGTGTCGGGACGCTGGTGATCGACGCACCGCTCAGTGCCAGCCTGAGTTCGTTGATCGACCGCTACACGGAGCGAACCGACGCGACGCTCGTCTCGAAAGAGACCGTCACACCACAGGCGACGATCACCGGCGAAGTCGACACCGACGAGGTCGGACTGACCGACCGACAACGCGAAGTCGTGACCG
It contains:
- a CDS encoding bacterio-opsin activator domain-containing protein, which encodes MRDDDIRHDDGAAAASRIRTDGGSVRATTEVSSPEDIPTDDSLTDRTLTAVTDATAAFRRADTRDGVARVAVTAVADAFEAEVACCHLYEPETNRLRRGAVTQAGDRLTTDVPGFDFGQTLAGRAFRAGEITHDAATDTCLSSESLAGTGVHTPVGDAGVLTVVLESGGAPGREVESCLCRLARVVATEFERVETQIARDDELDASVRERDHLEIARHVRATLHDATEAALDADTARGATAAAVRTLARADQFVSARVVEPAASGVETVAVADRDGEIAVEHVGTDDLSLDDDFVTTVATEAPLRCDSPDPAIYALRERADPDGKTIGCSLGGLDTADGAVVCTLADGAELVADAEAALDSFAETLGHVVAAKRIEELVTSDRIVRLEFEVTDRACLAVGISDTVESHCSVDRVVPEDDGTVLCYATVETGDEAAAVRAAEALDTTRSASVVESDETQTYLEVRRESSAANELIAAGGTARTATATDGVGTLVIDAPLSASLSSLIDRYTERTDATLVSKETVTPQATITGEVDTDEVGLTDRQREVVTAAHAAGYYAWPRERTAEQVAESLGISVSTLSEHLRTAHRKIVASFVE